A stretch of the Mycobacterium sp. ITM-2016-00317 genome encodes the following:
- a CDS encoding SMP-30/gluconolactonase/LRE family protein: protein MTFTPLANGFCFGEGPRWFEGLVWFSDMLGEAVHTVTLAGEMSTLSLPGHAPSGLGFRPDGSLLIVSTEQRLVLGYDGESVTTVADLSAITPAALGDMVIDRHGCAYVGSQAREGGVVVRVDPDRRRADVVAESLDFPNGMVLTDGGDTLIVAESTGRRLTAFTVGEDGSLSAPRVFADGLDGPPDGICIDAEGGVWTAMTLAHQFERIEDGGRVTDRIHIADRAAIACALGGPENRTLFLLSAPSAYPERLRGTTLSSLDAVTVDIPGR from the coding sequence ATGACGTTCACTCCGTTGGCCAACGGCTTCTGCTTCGGCGAGGGCCCGCGCTGGTTCGAAGGCCTGGTGTGGTTCTCCGACATGCTCGGCGAAGCCGTGCACACCGTGACCCTGGCCGGCGAGATGAGCACCCTGAGCTTGCCAGGTCACGCCCCGTCGGGACTGGGTTTCCGGCCGGACGGTTCGCTGTTGATCGTGTCCACCGAGCAGCGGCTGGTGCTCGGCTACGACGGCGAGTCGGTGACCACCGTCGCCGACCTGTCGGCGATCACCCCGGCTGCCCTCGGCGACATGGTGATCGACCGGCACGGTTGCGCCTACGTCGGCTCCCAGGCCCGCGAAGGCGGCGTCGTCGTCCGGGTCGATCCCGACCGCCGGCGCGCTGACGTGGTTGCCGAGAGCCTCGACTTCCCCAACGGGATGGTCCTCACCGACGGTGGCGACACGCTGATCGTCGCCGAATCCACCGGCCGACGACTGACCGCGTTCACCGTCGGTGAGGACGGCAGCCTCTCGGCGCCACGGGTTTTCGCCGACGGCCTGGACGGGCCACCGGACGGCATCTGCATCGACGCCGAGGGCGGCGTGTGGACGGCGATGACGCTGGCCCACCAGTTCGAACGCATCGAGGACGGCGGCCGGGTCACCGACCGGATCCACATCGCCGACCGCGCCGCCATCGCCTGTGCCCTCGGGGGGCCCGAGAACCGCACGCTGTTCCTGCTGAGCGCGCCCAGCGCGTATCCCGAACGGCTGCGGGGCACCACGCTGTCCAGCCTCGACGCCGTCACCGTCGACATCCCCGGAAGGTGA
- a CDS encoding DUF1214 domain-containing protein, which translates to MSAPGGDTAAAWRELLTAFADFDKQFLEGPKAVRGGTAVAEGYQNLATMLSLSLDMHFFADPVAPRFIDTLTPFRPDRRWGGDNTDCYYGYAVVDPRRTYRVSGRPNDSVMYSVTVYNEPEPGAWPNRTVGLLYDVDMPLDGDGRFACLLGPHRPAGYQGPFIELSPDARGIITRDYHEHPDTGARVQWDIEVVDHAGLPVVPLKSDADLSKSLRASLRFAQDMYALTPLILAERQPVELADGQSLSVNTLAPPYRAGGATYGYSMQDACYCLGGFSLQPGEALVITAEHPACRFWNLTLWNQYMAALDVEYGRAGLNSGSAVPNSDGTVTIVISMEQLDHPNAISTKGHPEGLMSFRWFLADDLPAHPATEVVPVAAAPVTLS; encoded by the coding sequence ATGTCTGCTCCCGGCGGTGACACGGCGGCCGCGTGGCGTGAATTGCTCACCGCCTTCGCCGATTTCGACAAACAGTTCCTCGAAGGGCCGAAGGCGGTGCGCGGCGGGACCGCGGTGGCCGAGGGGTACCAGAACCTCGCCACCATGCTCTCGCTGTCACTGGACATGCACTTCTTCGCCGACCCGGTCGCGCCGCGCTTCATCGACACGCTGACACCGTTCCGGCCAGACCGGCGCTGGGGCGGCGACAACACCGACTGCTACTACGGTTACGCGGTCGTCGACCCGCGGCGCACCTACCGGGTCAGCGGCCGGCCGAACGACAGTGTCATGTACTCGGTGACGGTCTACAACGAGCCCGAGCCCGGCGCCTGGCCCAACCGCACCGTCGGCCTGCTCTACGACGTCGACATGCCGCTGGACGGTGACGGCCGGTTCGCGTGTCTGCTGGGCCCGCACCGGCCGGCGGGCTATCAGGGGCCGTTCATCGAGCTGTCCCCGGACGCGCGCGGCATCATCACCCGCGACTACCACGAGCATCCCGACACCGGGGCGCGCGTGCAGTGGGACATCGAGGTCGTCGATCACGCCGGGCTGCCGGTCGTGCCTCTGAAATCCGATGCCGACCTGTCGAAGTCGCTGCGGGCGTCGTTGCGCTTCGCCCAGGACATGTACGCGTTGACGCCGCTGATCCTGGCCGAGCGGCAGCCGGTCGAGCTCGCCGACGGTCAGTCGCTGAGCGTGAACACCCTCGCGCCGCCGTACCGCGCGGGCGGCGCGACGTACGGGTACTCGATGCAGGACGCCTGCTACTGCCTCGGCGGGTTCTCGCTGCAGCCGGGGGAGGCCCTGGTGATCACCGCCGAGCACCCGGCGTGCCGGTTCTGGAATCTGACCCTGTGGAACCAGTACATGGCCGCGCTGGACGTCGAATACGGCCGGGCAGGTCTGAATTCCGGTTCGGCCGTGCCCAATTCCGACGGCACGGTCACGATCGTGATCAGCATGGAGCAGCTCGACCATCCCAACGCGATCTCGACCAAGGGCCACCCGGAGGGGCTGATGTCGTTCCGCTGGTTCCTGGCCGACGACCTGCCCGCACATCCCGCCACCGAGGTGGTGCCGGTCGCGGCCGCGCCGGTCACGCTCAGCTGA
- a CDS encoding sulfotransferase codes for MTAPPSPRPAPVHITDLARPTFTAEAQAIIDGMSAMADYCPLTADALHEQAAAQTGLTDFGEQDYRERMAVLLQAFHELPRLTRFGRTYAFSLMLTFLKGRLYVVEHLKRHPEVFDIDISAPLIIAGLPRTGTTHLHSLLAADPALRSLPYWEAQEPLPPPGEEGTIAPRRERTGAALNISNTLMPYFQLMHEMTIDHIHEDIGLMVQDFASGFFTTLTHLPRWSDYLRDNDQTPGYQFLRMMLQVLLHQDGHPRRWVLKSPQHLEQFVPIMNVFPDATFIVTHRDPVDVAVSMATMMTYTMRMSVDEVDVPTVAGYWIDRIDEMLAACLRDHDKLPTDRTIDVRFDEFMADDLAMVERVWDTAGYRPSAQSRAAVREYLAGHTRGRLGSVDYRAADLGLDKTELRRRFAPYVERFVR; via the coding sequence GTGACAGCTCCCCCCTCTCCGCGTCCGGCGCCAGTGCACATCACCGACCTGGCCCGGCCGACGTTCACCGCGGAGGCGCAGGCGATCATCGACGGCATGTCGGCCATGGCCGACTACTGCCCGCTGACCGCCGACGCACTGCACGAGCAGGCGGCAGCCCAGACCGGACTCACCGATTTCGGCGAGCAGGACTACCGCGAGCGGATGGCGGTGCTGCTGCAGGCCTTTCACGAGCTCCCCCGGCTGACCCGGTTCGGCCGCACCTATGCGTTCTCGCTGATGCTCACATTCCTCAAGGGCAGGCTGTATGTCGTCGAGCACCTCAAGCGCCATCCCGAGGTGTTCGACATCGACATCAGCGCCCCGCTGATCATCGCCGGCCTGCCCCGCACCGGCACCACCCATCTGCACAGCCTGCTGGCCGCCGATCCCGCCCTGCGCTCGCTGCCGTACTGGGAGGCCCAGGAACCGCTGCCCCCGCCCGGCGAGGAGGGCACGATCGCCCCCCGCCGGGAGAGAACCGGTGCGGCGCTGAACATCTCGAACACGCTGATGCCGTACTTCCAGTTGATGCACGAGATGACGATCGACCACATCCACGAGGACATCGGGTTGATGGTGCAGGACTTCGCCAGCGGGTTCTTCACCACCCTGACACATCTGCCGCGGTGGTCGGACTACCTGCGCGACAACGATCAGACGCCCGGATACCAGTTTCTGCGGATGATGCTCCAGGTGCTGCTGCACCAGGACGGGCACCCGCGGCGGTGGGTGCTCAAGAGCCCGCAGCACCTCGAGCAGTTCGTGCCGATCATGAACGTCTTCCCCGACGCCACGTTCATCGTCACCCACCGCGACCCCGTCGACGTCGCGGTGTCGATGGCCACCATGATGACCTACACGATGCGCATGAGCGTCGACGAGGTTGACGTGCCGACCGTGGCCGGCTACTGGATAGACCGCATCGACGAGATGCTGGCGGCATGTCTGCGCGACCACGACAAGCTGCCGACGGACCGGACCATCGACGTGCGCTTCGACGAGTTCATGGCCGACGACCTGGCCATGGTCGAGCGGGTCTGGGACACCGCCGGCTACCGGCCGAGCGCGCAATCACGTGCGGCGGTCCGCGAATACCTGGCCGGACACACCAGGGGCAGGTTGGGCTCGGTGGACTACCGGGCCGCCGACCTCGGCCTGGACAAGACCGAACTGCGCCGCCGCTTCGCGCCCTACGTCGAACGGTTCGTGCGCTGA
- a CDS encoding helix-turn-helix domain-containing protein codes for MPQRMSGEGGPRDADDPDGSTRQRILVATAEVLGRNGTTKLSLSEVASQAGVSRPTLYRYFADKRELLGAFVVWERQYYERAIAAATADLPPAERLDAALRVIVDYQSSYPGLRMVDVEPDQVIRRLARVLPLMRERLQRLCTGPDAAVAAATAVRVAISQYLVRSDDSDELLAQLRHAAGVKDPGR; via the coding sequence ATGCCGCAACGGATGTCGGGTGAGGGCGGACCCCGCGATGCCGACGACCCGGACGGTTCCACCCGTCAGCGGATCCTGGTCGCCACCGCAGAAGTGTTGGGCCGCAATGGAACGACGAAGCTGTCACTGTCGGAGGTGGCCTCCCAGGCCGGGGTTTCCCGGCCCACGCTCTACCGGTACTTCGCCGACAAACGCGAACTGCTCGGCGCGTTCGTGGTGTGGGAGCGTCAGTACTACGAGCGGGCGATCGCAGCCGCCACCGCCGATCTCCCGCCCGCCGAGCGGCTCGATGCGGCCCTTCGCGTCATCGTCGACTACCAATCGTCCTATCCCGGACTGCGGATGGTCGACGTGGAACCCGACCAGGTGATCCGGAGGCTGGCCCGGGTGCTGCCGCTGATGCGTGAGCGGCTGCAGCGACTGTGCACCGGCCCCGACGCGGCCGTGGCCGCGGCCACCGCCGTGCGGGTGGCGATCTCGCAGTACCTGGTGCGCAGCGACGACTCCGACGAGTTGCTGGCTCAGCTCCGCCACGCGGCCGGGGTCAAGGACCCCGGCCGGTAG
- a CDS encoding ferredoxin, producing the protein MRIAVDLTRCTGHGICESIAEDVFEVQDDGSVVIHGAERPESDRDRMRQAVTQCPAAALHFAAE; encoded by the coding sequence ATGCGGATCGCAGTGGATCTCACCAGGTGCACCGGTCACGGTATCTGCGAGTCGATCGCCGAGGACGTGTTCGAGGTGCAGGACGACGGCAGCGTGGTCATCCACGGAGCCGAGCGCCCGGAGTCGGACCGCGACCGGATGCGGCAGGCCGTCACCCAGTGCCCGGCCGCCGCCCTCCACTTCGCCGCGGAATAG
- a CDS encoding TetR/AcrR family transcriptional regulator, which translates to MGRKGWRGAPPADDTEARRRILSAALNSIERRGPRLTTLTEVAADVGITRPTIYRYFASTEELLAAAAQIALDHWTARIGRIAGRLSDPTDLLVEAVAYVVEQLPHEPLLALLLETDRMRVMSRQMVMPAAISRSRTMLERTRIDWAAMGFTGQRMDDLVEFVLRMIQSMVIAPSDPPRSPAALRDYLRQWIAPVMGAALS; encoded by the coding sequence ATGGGGCGCAAAGGGTGGCGGGGCGCGCCGCCCGCCGACGACACCGAGGCGCGCAGGCGCATCCTGAGCGCCGCACTGAACAGCATCGAGCGTCGGGGCCCGCGCCTGACCACGCTCACCGAGGTGGCCGCCGACGTCGGCATCACCCGCCCGACCATCTACCGCTACTTCGCCTCCACCGAGGAACTGCTCGCGGCCGCGGCGCAGATCGCGCTCGACCATTGGACGGCCCGCATCGGCCGCATCGCCGGGCGCCTCAGCGATCCCACCGATCTGCTGGTCGAGGCGGTCGCCTACGTGGTCGAGCAGTTGCCCCACGAACCTCTGCTGGCGCTGCTGCTGGAGACCGACCGGATGCGTGTCATGAGCCGGCAGATGGTGATGCCCGCAGCGATATCGCGCTCCCGCACCATGCTCGAGCGCACCCGCATCGATTGGGCGGCCATGGGTTTCACCGGACAGCGGATGGACGACCTGGTGGAGTTCGTGTTGCGGATGATCCAGTCGATGGTCATCGCGCCGTCGGATCCACCGCGGTCGCCCGCGGCGCTGCGGGACTATCTGCGGCAGTGGATCGCGCCGGTGATGGGCGCGGCCCTCAGCTGA
- a CDS encoding SDR family oxidoreductase, protein MGADRVALVTGAARGQGAAIAARLIRDGFLVAACDLLVDELRQTVDGLGADRAMAVELDVTSGEQWGDAVAAVLDRFGALSTLVNNAGVLHRASLSDETADGFEGSWRVNCLGPFLGIQAALPHLRGAANASIVNTCSTGAVRPFPNHSAYGSSKWALRGLTQVAAVELAPAGIRVNAVLPGPVETPMLDPATQSRLADTAFMGRIGKPAEIADAVAFLVSEHATFITGSELIVDGGQSLKIG, encoded by the coding sequence ATGGGCGCCGACCGCGTCGCGTTGGTGACCGGCGCGGCCCGCGGGCAGGGCGCGGCGATCGCGGCCCGGCTGATCCGGGACGGGTTCCTGGTGGCGGCATGCGACCTGCTCGTCGACGAACTGCGGCAGACCGTCGACGGGCTCGGAGCCGACCGGGCGATGGCGGTGGAGCTGGACGTCACCTCCGGAGAGCAGTGGGGTGACGCGGTCGCGGCGGTGCTCGACAGGTTCGGCGCGCTGAGCACGCTGGTCAACAATGCCGGCGTGCTGCACCGTGCGTCACTGTCCGACGAGACGGCCGACGGCTTCGAAGGCAGCTGGCGGGTCAACTGCCTGGGCCCGTTCCTCGGTATCCAGGCCGCATTGCCGCACCTGCGCGGTGCGGCGAACGCCTCGATCGTCAACACCTGCAGCACCGGGGCGGTCCGGCCGTTCCCGAACCACAGCGCCTACGGCTCGTCGAAATGGGCGCTGCGGGGCCTGACCCAGGTCGCCGCCGTCGAGCTGGCGCCGGCCGGTATCCGGGTGAACGCGGTGCTCCCGGGCCCCGTCGAAACCCCGATGCTCGACCCGGCCACCCAGTCCCGGCTGGCCGATACGGCGTTCATGGGCCGCATCGGCAAACCGGCCGAGATCGCCGACGCGGTCGCGTTCCTGGTCTCCGAGCACGCCACCTTCATCACCGGTTCGGAGCTCATCGTCGACGGTGGGCAGTCCCTGAAGATTGGATGA
- a CDS encoding aldolase/citrate lyase family protein, producing the protein MANRIRDALADKPQIWGGWVVGPTVLGPEEFAATGYDYVGFDCQHGYLSDADVARMLRRLEHVPVATVVRLPTADAAPIGRVLDAGADAVVIAMVESAEQAAAAVAATRYAPAGVRSFGPLRASMGIDPQSLQDRVSVFAMIESAPGLAAVDDICAVEGLTGIYVGPADLAIALGHGPTDAWTRPDVSAAMQRIQRATAGAGLVAGIHANTGSIGHAMAQKGFRMITLASESQALRRGAAEHLAEALGRYS; encoded by the coding sequence ATGGCGAACAGGATCCGGGACGCGCTGGCGGACAAGCCCCAGATATGGGGCGGCTGGGTGGTCGGCCCGACGGTGCTGGGCCCCGAGGAGTTCGCCGCAACCGGCTACGACTATGTCGGATTCGACTGCCAGCACGGCTATCTCAGCGATGCCGACGTCGCCCGGATGCTGCGCCGGCTCGAACACGTCCCGGTCGCGACCGTGGTGCGGTTGCCCACCGCCGACGCCGCACCGATCGGCCGGGTGCTCGACGCCGGTGCCGACGCCGTGGTGATCGCGATGGTCGAGTCGGCCGAGCAGGCCGCGGCGGCGGTGGCCGCCACCCGGTACGCGCCGGCCGGGGTGCGCAGCTTCGGGCCGCTGCGCGCGAGCATGGGCATCGACCCGCAGAGCCTGCAGGACCGCGTGTCGGTGTTCGCGATGATCGAATCCGCACCCGGCCTCGCCGCGGTCGACGACATCTGCGCCGTCGAAGGGCTCACCGGCATCTACGTCGGGCCCGCCGATCTCGCGATCGCGTTGGGCCACGGCCCGACCGACGCGTGGACGCGACCCGACGTGTCGGCGGCGATGCAGCGCATCCAGCGCGCCACCGCCGGTGCCGGGCTCGTCGCCGGCATACACGCCAACACCGGCTCCATCGGACATGCGATGGCGCAGAAAGGGTTCCGGATGATCACCCTGGCCTCGGAGTCGCAGGCGCTGCGCCGCGGCGCCGCCGAGCACCTCGCCGAGGCGCTCGGCCGGTACTCCTGA
- a CDS encoding NIPSNAP family protein, whose translation MKKYHSHTLLYLHETIDLGSAGSERFVAEFDGVYHPMMAELGARLFALWETTPYNGHWPQVTVIWEIDAFADYARIGRAQARGGSHEAAAGKWAAYLRETGARGEGRIMYAGRSNKTLAQLQQSDFKAGLVIQEVMQTKPGRQDDYIRELERLYVPWSESTGKRWLGSFITTFRFNEVIHYWALEGEWACFENHYPSWKDSPPAEIVTWMSVAPALRDGWEDSILAALPPSPLQ comes from the coding sequence ATGAAGAAATACCACAGCCACACGTTGCTCTACCTGCACGAGACCATCGACCTCGGGTCGGCGGGCAGCGAACGGTTCGTCGCCGAGTTCGACGGCGTCTACCACCCGATGATGGCCGAGCTCGGCGCCCGGCTGTTCGCCCTCTGGGAGACGACGCCGTACAACGGGCACTGGCCGCAGGTCACCGTGATCTGGGAGATCGACGCGTTCGCCGACTACGCCCGCATCGGCCGGGCCCAGGCGCGCGGCGGCAGTCACGAAGCCGCAGCGGGCAAGTGGGCGGCCTACTTGCGTGAGACCGGTGCGCGCGGCGAGGGCCGCATCATGTACGCCGGGCGCAGCAACAAGACCCTGGCGCAGTTGCAACAGTCGGATTTCAAGGCCGGACTGGTGATTCAGGAGGTCATGCAGACCAAGCCGGGCCGCCAGGACGACTACATCCGCGAGCTCGAACGACTCTACGTACCGTGGTCGGAATCCACCGGCAAGCGCTGGCTGGGCTCGTTCATCACCACCTTCCGGTTCAACGAGGTGATCCACTACTGGGCGCTGGAAGGGGAGTGGGCCTGCTTCGAGAACCACTACCCGTCGTGGAAGGACAGCCCGCCGGCCGAGATCGTCACCTGGATGAGCGTGGCTCCCGCGCTGCGCGACGGCTGGGAGGATTCGATCCTGGCCGCCCTGCCCCCGTCCCCGCTGCAGTGA
- a CDS encoding zinc-binding dehydrogenase: MWAYRLVAPYTFEKIDVPQPSPQSLRDGQVLLRFLAAGICGSDLPGYRGAKGRLPGDTGARAAEMTGFPIHEIAGEVIASRHAAHHPGDRVVGWASGFDGLMQEVVADGEGLVAYHDSLTPAHAVALQPLACVLYAVEQLPELTGRHVAVLGQGSIGLLFSYAAKVAGAAHVTGVDPVDRTDVGPAFGVDTVVRATSDRWVSHLPPDAKPDIVIEAVGHQVATLSHAVEAAAFGGTVFYFGVPDDDSYPISMRTMLRNNLTLKSGVTVERRRVLAKADAFARSHPGLLDKYLTHTFGVDEAPAAFELASRPVPGRIKIAIAA; encoded by the coding sequence GTGTGGGCCTACCGACTCGTCGCGCCGTACACATTCGAGAAAATCGATGTGCCGCAACCGTCTCCGCAGTCACTCCGCGACGGCCAGGTGCTGCTGCGGTTCCTCGCCGCGGGCATCTGCGGCTCGGACCTGCCCGGGTATCGCGGCGCCAAGGGCAGACTGCCCGGTGACACCGGCGCCCGCGCCGCCGAGATGACCGGCTTCCCGATCCACGAGATCGCCGGCGAGGTGATCGCGAGCAGGCACGCCGCGCACCATCCCGGTGACCGGGTGGTCGGGTGGGCGTCGGGCTTCGACGGGCTCATGCAGGAGGTGGTCGCCGACGGCGAAGGTCTGGTGGCCTACCACGACTCGTTGACCCCGGCCCACGCGGTCGCGCTGCAACCGCTGGCATGCGTGCTCTACGCCGTCGAGCAGTTGCCCGAGCTGACCGGCCGGCACGTCGCCGTCCTCGGTCAGGGCTCGATCGGCCTGCTGTTCTCCTACGCGGCCAAAGTCGCCGGGGCGGCCCACGTCACCGGCGTCGACCCGGTGGACCGCACCGACGTCGGGCCCGCGTTCGGCGTCGACACCGTCGTACGCGCCACCAGCGACCGCTGGGTGAGCCACCTGCCCCCGGACGCCAAGCCGGACATCGTGATCGAGGCGGTCGGGCACCAGGTGGCGACCCTGTCGCACGCGGTCGAGGCGGCCGCGTTCGGCGGTACGGTCTTCTATTTCGGTGTGCCCGACGACGACTCGTATCCGATCAGCATGCGCACCATGCTGCGCAACAACCTGACCCTGAAGTCCGGGGTGACGGTCGAACGCAGGCGGGTGCTCGCCAAGGCCGACGCGTTCGCGCGCTCCCACCCGGGGCTGCTGGACAAGTATCTGACCCACACCTTCGGCGTGGACGAGGCCCCCGCGGCCTTCGAGCTCGCCTCGCGTCCGGTGCCGGGCCGAATCAAGATCGCGATCGCGGCCTGA
- a CDS encoding cytochrome P450 — MTAPSLREREHSSIDITSHDFWSRPFTQRDECFAALRAGEGLTWHAPLPSLFPIEEPGFWALTRRADIAYVSQHPELFTSERGVALDPMPAEVQRFASFFLTMDPPQHTTYRRLISSAFTPRNVRQIEAQIQRNAVAIVDDLVGAGDIDFVADCAARLPMLTIMEMLGVPEADRPALALAAEKLFSMSDDEYSSLEERAANTLNEIMLLSSTGVELARFRRANPGDDLMTAIVNAEVDGQRLTDEEIGAFLILLASAGNDTTKQTTTHAMLALSRNPDQRDWLTADFDGRIGTAVEEFVRWSSPIMQFARFATRDTEINGQPVAEGDKVGLFYCSANRDETVFEHPGTFDLSRSPNPHLGFGGGGPHFCLGNQLAKAELRHLFRELLSRLKVVELGEPELLYSTFVHGVKRLPAHVR; from the coding sequence GTGACTGCACCATCGCTGCGCGAGCGTGAGCACAGCTCGATCGACATCACCTCACACGACTTCTGGAGCCGGCCCTTCACGCAACGCGACGAGTGCTTCGCAGCCCTGCGCGCCGGTGAGGGGCTGACCTGGCACGCGCCGCTGCCGTCGCTGTTCCCGATCGAGGAGCCCGGTTTCTGGGCGCTCACCCGCAGGGCCGACATCGCCTACGTCAGCCAGCATCCGGAACTGTTCACCTCGGAGCGCGGTGTCGCACTCGACCCGATGCCGGCCGAGGTGCAGCGTTTCGCGTCGTTCTTCCTGACCATGGACCCGCCGCAGCACACGACCTACCGGCGGTTGATCAGTTCGGCGTTCACCCCGCGCAACGTCCGCCAGATCGAGGCGCAGATCCAGCGCAACGCCGTCGCGATCGTCGACGATCTGGTCGGGGCCGGCGACATCGACTTCGTCGCCGATTGTGCTGCGCGCCTTCCGATGCTGACGATCATGGAGATGCTCGGCGTGCCGGAGGCCGACCGGCCCGCGCTCGCGCTGGCTGCAGAGAAGCTGTTCTCGATGAGCGACGACGAGTACAGCTCGCTGGAGGAGCGGGCGGCCAACACCCTCAACGAGATCATGTTGCTGTCGAGCACCGGCGTTGAGCTGGCCAGGTTCCGCCGCGCCAATCCGGGTGACGACCTGATGACCGCCATCGTCAACGCCGAGGTCGACGGCCAGCGGCTCACCGACGAGGAGATCGGCGCGTTCCTGATCCTGCTGGCGTCGGCGGGCAACGACACCACCAAGCAGACGACCACGCACGCGATGCTGGCGCTGAGCCGGAATCCCGATCAGCGGGACTGGCTGACGGCGGACTTCGACGGCCGCATCGGCACCGCGGTCGAGGAATTCGTCCGGTGGTCCTCTCCGATCATGCAGTTCGCCCGCTTCGCCACCCGCGACACCGAGATCAACGGCCAGCCGGTGGCCGAGGGGGACAAGGTCGGACTGTTCTACTGCTCGGCCAACCGCGACGAGACCGTCTTCGAGCACCCCGGGACCTTCGACCTGTCCCGCTCGCCCAATCCGCACCTCGGGTTCGGCGGCGGCGGCCCGCACTTCTGCCTCGGTAACCAGCTGGCCAAAGCGGAGCTGCGACATCTGTTCCGTGAGTTGCTCTCTCGGCTGAAGGTCGTGGAGCTCGGCGAACCCGAGCTGCTCTACAGCACATTCGTGCACGGCGTGAAGCGACTACCCGCCCACGTGCGCTGA
- a CDS encoding cytochrome P450: protein MADPLPYYRVLRDEHPVYYLDKWDTYALSRFDDIWRVLEINDGTFVASDGTLPAAAVLARHHDGPVPDPPLHPMPFHANFDAPIYDEVRRCTAAPFRPKNVAKLGERIRVLANERLDELLPLGRFDLTQDYGGIVAASVVCELVGLPSDLAADVLATVNAGSLAQPGSGVEVANARPGYLEYLTPVVQRRRAQQGDALPIVDNLLAYRLPDGSALSDLEAAVQMLGVFIGGTETVPKIVAHGLWELSARPGQLAEVRSDLDVNVPVAREEMIRYCAPAQWFARTLRRPFTLHDTTIRPGQRIISLLASANRDEREYPRADEFIWNRPIERLLAFGRGQHFCLGAHLARLEITIMVTEWLKRAPAFRVDTAAASRPPSSFQWGWNNLPVEVEV, encoded by the coding sequence ATGGCCGACCCGCTGCCGTACTACCGGGTGCTGCGCGACGAGCATCCCGTCTACTACCTGGACAAGTGGGACACCTACGCGCTGTCGCGGTTCGACGACATCTGGCGGGTACTGGAGATCAACGACGGGACGTTCGTCGCGTCGGACGGGACGCTGCCGGCCGCGGCTGTGCTCGCCCGGCACCACGACGGCCCGGTGCCCGACCCGCCCCTGCACCCCATGCCTTTCCACGCCAACTTCGACGCGCCGATCTACGACGAGGTCCGCCGCTGCACCGCGGCGCCGTTCCGGCCCAAGAACGTCGCCAAGCTGGGTGAGCGGATCCGGGTGCTGGCCAACGAACGGCTCGACGAGCTGCTGCCCCTGGGCCGGTTCGACCTGACCCAGGACTACGGCGGGATCGTCGCGGCCTCGGTGGTGTGCGAACTCGTCGGCCTGCCAAGCGATCTCGCAGCTGACGTGCTGGCCACCGTCAACGCAGGCAGCCTGGCGCAACCGGGCAGCGGCGTCGAGGTGGCCAACGCCCGGCCGGGCTACCTGGAGTACCTCACACCGGTGGTGCAGCGCAGGCGCGCCCAACAGGGTGACGCACTGCCGATCGTCGACAACCTGTTGGCCTACCGGCTGCCGGACGGATCGGCACTGTCCGATCTGGAGGCGGCCGTGCAGATGCTGGGGGTGTTCATCGGCGGCACCGAGACCGTCCCCAAGATCGTCGCGCACGGACTGTGGGAACTGTCGGCGCGGCCGGGTCAGCTCGCCGAGGTGCGGTCCGACCTGGACGTCAACGTGCCCGTGGCGCGCGAGGAGATGATCCGCTACTGCGCGCCGGCCCAGTGGTTCGCGCGCACCCTGCGCAGGCCGTTCACCCTGCACGACACCACCATCCGGCCCGGCCAACGGATCATCTCGCTGCTCGCCTCGGCCAACCGGGACGAGCGCGAATATCCCCGCGCCGACGAGTTCATCTGGAACCGGCCGATCGAACGGCTGCTCGCGTTCGGCCGGGGCCAGCACTTCTGCCTGGGCGCACACCTGGCCCGGCTGGAGATCACGATCATGGTGACCGAATGGCTCAAGCGGGCGCCTGCCTTCCGAGTCGACACCGCCGCCGCCTCGCGGCCGCCGTCGAGCTTCCAGTGGGGCTGGAACAACCTACCGGTCGAAGTCGAGGTGTGA